From one Planococcus citri chromosome 3, ihPlaCitr1.1, whole genome shotgun sequence genomic stretch:
- the LOC135841583 gene encoding lysocardiolipin acyltransferase 1-like, with the protein MDSSPGTKLRFFRGITYAILWYFSIWTGFLFVCCPLWIFILLFPKKFLPVMSVAFSIWEMYPVALMNLIFGTKIRITGDRINAKEISVIITNHRTRIDWNFMWAAMYYACQPQTHRLKIALKAPLRHMPSLGWVMQVANCIYLQRKWENDRITMKKQMEFFHDIGLEFQILLFPEGTDLTKNSLDKSNEFAKKNNLPPYTQVLHPRTTGFTFLVDTMRSKKLNINAIYDVTLAYSGYMPQTETDVIRGNFPKTVHFHINRYPIESLPKDQDDLKSWINERWKEKENRLIEFHKHDCFPSTSYYTSEMDNSLYLAFIVWTVLEFLMFYFFITSSFFFWWTVLHTVLFVGISYATLGFQNLTVSVFEYFHNTKKSH; encoded by the exons ATGGACTCATCACCCG GTACAAAACTCCGTTTCTTCAGAGGAATTACGTACGcaattttatggtattttagtATTTGGACtggatttttatttgtttgctGTCCGCTATGGATATTTATTctactctttccaaaaaaatttctacccgTTATGTCGGTGGCATTCTCAATTTGGGAAATGTATCCAGTA GCGCTGATGAATTTGATATTCGGTACGAAAATCCGTATCACAGGTGACCGTATAAATGCGAAAGAAATTTCAGTCATCATCACCAACCATCGGACCCGAATAGACTGGAATTTTATGTGGGCTGCCATGTATTATGCTTGCCAACCACAAACGCATCGTTTAAAAATCGCTTTGAAAGCTCCGCTTCGCCATATGCCGAGTTTAG GTTGGGTTATGCAAGTTGCCAATTGCATATATTTGCAACGTAAATGGGAAAATGACCGGATTACGATGAAGAAACAAATGGAATTCTTTCATGATATTGGACTAGAATTTCAA attttattatTCCCTGAAGGAACAGACCTTACCAAAAACAGTTTGGACAAAAGTAACgaattcgctaaaaaaaataatttgccaCCATATACTCAAGTACTCCATCCTAGAACAACTGGTTTCACATTTCTAGTTGACACGATGAGAA GTAAAAAACTGAATATAAACGCGATATACGACGTAACATTGGCATATTCAGGATACATGCCTCAAACTGAAACAGATGTGATCCGAGGAAACTTTCCGAAAACCGTCCATTTtcatataaatag ATATCCTATTGAGAGTTTGCCAAAAGATCAAGATGATTTGAAGTCTTGGATTAACGAACGatggaaagaaaaagaaaacagactGATTGAATTTCATAAACACGACTGTTTCCCATCGACTAGCTATTACACCAGCGAGATGGATAATTCTTTGTACTTAGCATTTATAGTTTGGACAGTCTTGgagtttttaatgttttacttttttataaCATCTTCGTTTTTCTTTTGGTGGACTGTGCTTCATACAGTATTATTTGTTGGCATATCTTATGCCACcctgggttttcaaaatttaactgtTTCGGTGTTCGAATATTTTCATAATACGAAGAAATCTCATTAA